One Isoptericola dokdonensis DS-3 genomic window, CCCGTCGACGGGGCCGTAGGGGTACAGGTTCCCGGTGATGGCGTACACCGCGCCGGACCGCTCGGCGGCGGTGAGGAGGCCGGCGGCCAGGGGCGGCCAGACCGCGTCCCACCGCGTGTAGTCGAGCGGGTTGGCGCAGTTGTACAGGACGTCGACGTCCCCGCAGACGGCGAGGAGCGAGCCGGCGTCGGAGGCGTCGGCGGCGACGTGGCGCACGCCCGGGACGCCGGTGTCGCGGCCGGACCGGGTGGCGACGGTGACGTCGTGACCGGCCTGGACGAGGTGGGCGGCGAGGCTGCGGCCGACGGGGCCCGCCCCGACGACGAGGTGACGGTTCATGATCATCGCTCCCTGTTGTGATCACTGCTCTCGAAACGAGCCTGGCACGGCGTCGACGCCAGCGCAAGAGCAGTGCTCTCCCGCCGTCGACGCGGCCTCGCGCGGGACGGCATCGAGGCCCGCCCGGCGCAAGTCCTGCCGCGGGTGAAAGAGGGGTGAAAAAGGGCCGTACCGGACGGGGGTGAAAAGGCGGGTGAAAGGCCGCTCAACGGTCACCGCAAAGGGCCCTCGCGCTCCTAGCATCAGGAAACGCCAGTCGTCCACCGTCGTCAGTACGACAGCCGCTCGTCGAGGAACATCGAGTCCCTCCGGAGCACCCGTTGTCGCGAGGAGCCCACCGTGTCGATCGCCGAAGTCAGGGAGTCAGCCCTCGGGGCGCTGCTCGGTGCGCGCGCGCAACGGTTCGAGGACGTCCAGGACACGTTCCGCCGGGAGCGCTGGCAGACGCGGTACCGCCAGCGGCTCATGGTCACCGACGCCCTCGCCGTGCTGGCGGCCGTGCTGATCGGCGTCACCCTCGCCCCCGTGCTGTTCAGCGGTGGCAACCCCGCCCTGTTCCCCGCGCTCGGACTCGTCATCACGGTCGGGCTGCCCGTCTCGGTCGCGCTCTGCAAGGGCTACGACCCCAAGGTGTTCGGCTCCGGGCCGGAGGAGTTCCAGCGGGTCTTCGACGCGACCTGGCGGCTCGTGGCGACCCTGGCGCTGGCGGCCCTGGTCGTCGGCTGGACGGGGATGCGGGAGGTGCTCATCGTCGCGGGCCCCGCGGCGCTGGCGCTGCTGCTCGCCACCCGCTGGTCGTGGCGCCGCGTCCTCGTGCGTGGACGCTCCGGCGGCCGCTACACGACGTCCATGCTCGCCGTCGGGCTGCGCGACCAGGCGGAGCGGCTCATCGAGGAGATGCACGCCCGCAGCTCCGGCTACCGGGTCGTCGGGGTGTGCGTGGCGGGCGACGAGATCCGGCCGGGCGAGCACATCCTCGGCGTCCCGATCCTCGGCGACGCCCGCGACGCCGCCGCGGTCGCCACCGCGTGCGGCGCGGACTGCGTCGCCGTCAGCGGCTCCGACGTGATCACCGCCGACGTCGTGCGCAGCCTCGGCTGGGAGCTCGAGCCCATCGGCGTGGACCTGCTGCTCACCGCCGAGCTCGCCGACGTCGCCGGCCCCCGCATCACCGTCACCCCCGAGCAGTCCGTCTCGCTGCTCCACGTCGAGGCCCCCCGGTTCTCCGGGCCGAAGTACCTGGCCAAGACGGTCATGGACTGGACCGGTGCGCTCCTGGTGACCCTCGCCGCCCTGCCCGTCATCGCGGTCGTCGCCGCCGCGGTGGCCACGACCAGCAAGGGGCCGGTGCTCTACCGCCAGGACCGCGTGGGCCGGCACGGTGCGACGTTCCCGATGCTGAAGTTCCGGTCGATGCGGGTCGGCGCCGACGCCGAGCTGCACGTGCTGGGCGGCGAGAACCACGCCGACGGTGCGCTGTTCAAGCACCGCGACGACCCGCGGGTGACGCGCGTGGGCCGGGTCATCCGCCGGTACAGCCTCGACGAGCTGCCCCAGCTCTTCAACGTGCTCGCCGGCCAGATGTCGCTCGTCGGGCCGCGGCCCCCGCTGCCGCACGAGGTCTCCCGGTACGAGGCGCGGATGCGCCGTCGGCTGCTGGTCAAGCCGGGCATCACCGGGCTGTGGCAGGTGGGCGGCCGGTCCGACCTGCCGTGGAAGGAAGCCGTCCGCCTGGACGTGTACTACGCGGAGAACTGGACGCCGTTCGGCGACCTGCTGATCCTCGCCCGCACGGCCAAGGTCGTCCTCACCGGCCGCGGGGCCTACTGACGCAAGAGCGCTGCTCTGCTTCGCGAGCACCGGACCGCCGTGGC contains:
- a CDS encoding sugar transferase encodes the protein MSIAEVRESALGALLGARAQRFEDVQDTFRRERWQTRYRQRLMVTDALAVLAAVLIGVTLAPVLFSGGNPALFPALGLVITVGLPVSVALCKGYDPKVFGSGPEEFQRVFDATWRLVATLALAALVVGWTGMREVLIVAGPAALALLLATRWSWRRVLVRGRSGGRYTTSMLAVGLRDQAERLIEEMHARSSGYRVVGVCVAGDEIRPGEHILGVPILGDARDAAAVATACGADCVAVSGSDVITADVVRSLGWELEPIGVDLLLTAELADVAGPRITVTPEQSVSLLHVEAPRFSGPKYLAKTVMDWTGALLVTLAALPVIAVVAAAVATTSKGPVLYRQDRVGRHGATFPMLKFRSMRVGADAELHVLGGENHADGALFKHRDDPRVTRVGRVIRRYSLDELPQLFNVLAGQMSLVGPRPPLPHEVSRYEARMRRRLLVKPGITGLWQVGGRSDLPWKEAVRLDVYYAENWTPFGDLLILARTAKVVLTGRGAY